TGCGCTCCCCGGCGCCCAGGACTTCCCCGAGGGCGTGGCCTACGACGCGCGCCGGGGCGTGATCTACACCGGCAGCGCGGTGAACGGCACGATCTACGCGGTCGACGCGGCGAGCGGCGCGGTGACCAAGTTCCAGGAGGGCGGGGCGCTCGGGCGTCAGGCCGCGCTGGGCTTGAAGGTGGACCCACAGGGCCGACTGTGGATCGCGGGCGGCGCCCAGGGCACGGTGAGCATCCTCAGCCCCGCCGGGATGACCCTCAAGGTGCTTCAGACGCCGGAAAGCCCCAACCCCTACGTCAACGACCTGACGCCCGCCCCCGACGGGAACGTCTACGTCACCGACTCCACCCGGCCCGTCATCTTCCGGGTGGACCGCGACCTCAACCTCACGGCCTGGCTCGACCTGGCGAACACGCCGATCAAGTACGGCCCCGGCATCAACCTCAACGGCATCGCGGCCACGCCGGACGGGCGTTACCTGCTCGCCATGCAGCTCAACACCGGCGAGCTGTGGCGCATCGACCTGCGGACCAAGGCCGTGAGGAAGGTCATGGGCGGCCTGATGAACGGTGACGGCCTGCTGCTCGACGGGCGCACCCTGTACGTCGCCCGCAACAAGGATCAGGTCGTGAGCAAGGTCAGCCTCGCCGCCGACTACGGCAGCGGCCAGCTCGTCGCCGAGGAGCCGCTGAGGGGCCTGCGCTTCCCGGCCACGCTCGCCCTCGTCGGGGGAGAACTCGTCGTGACCCAGGCGCAGCTCGACAAGCTGATGGGGGGCACGCCGGAGACGCCCTTCCGGCTGACCCGCTTCGGGAAGTTCTAGGGCCGGGCAGGACGGGGGGAGGAAGGCTCGCGGGCTTTCCTCCCTTTCTCCTGGCCCCGTGTCATGCTGGATCACCATGACCTCCCTGCAAGGGCTGATCCGCCACCACGGCCTGACCGAGATCGAGGGCGCCGTCCTCGCCGCCGTGCGGTCGGCGGTGCTCCTGTACCTCGGCGAGCCGAACCCGGCCCCGGGCGAGAGCCGGATCGGTGGCCTGCCCGACCTTCCCGCCTCGCTCGACTGGCCGATCAGCCGGGAGGGCGAGGCCCTGACCTTCCTCCTGCAACTCAACCTGCGGGACGTGCCGCACTTCGCCGGAAATCCCCTGCCACAGCGCGGGATGCTCTACGTCTTCCTGGGGCTGGACGAGCCCGCCTCGGACGTGGAGCACTGCCTGCTGCTCTACACGGGCACGGAGGAACTGAGCCCCCGTCCCCTGCCCGACCTGC
Above is a window of Deinococcus planocerae DNA encoding:
- a CDS encoding superoxide dismutase family protein is translated as MRHLTILGVLALASTVGHSASAGGAQPMNMAPASTPLSATAALRDPAGQLLGTATFRQVGQGVQVSVEARGLTPGQHGMHVHESGRCAPGVDPAMNTVVPFGAAGGHFDPGMSRNHDDPQAPNKYGHGGDVPMLNVGADGVGRSNFTSDKISLTGMNGILNRTLVIHANPDDYKSDPAGMSGARQRCGVIARDGLTTRDYALPGAQDFPEGVAYDARRGVIYTGSAVNGTIYAVDAASGAVTKFQEGGALGRQAALGLKVDPQGRLWIAGGAQGTVSILSPAGMTLKVLQTPESPNPYVNDLTPAPDGNVYVTDSTRPVIFRVDRDLNLTAWLDLANTPIKYGPGINLNGIAATPDGRYLLAMQLNTGELWRIDLRTKAVRKVMGGLMNGDGLLLDGRTLYVARNKDQVVSKVSLAADYGSGQLVAEEPLRGLRFPATLALVGGELVVTQAQLDKLMGGTPETPFRLTRFGKF